The genomic interval AGCAGACATGTGACGAGCTGCGCCGCATACACGACAGCGACCAGAGAGAGGTGGCCGACATGCGCCTGCAGCAGCAACAGGTAGACATCACACGTGCACGCTCAACTCTGTTCATGTGAGTCCCTGGCATGCAGAGATCTCTTCATTGATTTGTCTGTTTTAAATTGATGCATTTTAACTGAATTGAACTTGCAAACACTAATGCAGTTTTTGCTACTTAAGTTTAAATAAGAGACGATAGTGTCTACCGGTATATATCACACAAccctaactgaaataaagctgaaataatataaaatataaatattagatgaaaaagtGAAAGTGTGAAATGTTGCCTAGCCAACTGAAATAAGTTCAATTACTAAATtactaaactaaaaccaaaataaatataatttgcagctaattgaaaattaataaaaactgcaataatatataactaatactaaaataacagtttttgtGTCATTTGTTAATATAACGTGACATTTGTTTCTCCacgtctatctgtctgtatctgtCAGTTGAGGTCAAGAAATGACTGGTTCGTATTTCTGTCTGTTCAGACGAGGAAAAGCTCTTAATCTATTAATAATGCTGGAAAGCATGACAGGTGAGGTGAGGTGAGGTGAGGTGAGGTCTTCCTCAGACTGTGTGCTTATGAAGATACACCAGAGACAGAGAGGAGTTCGAGAAACAACCCCAGACGCACTCAAACTCGGGTTGccaacacatttttataataaaaaactcTCATCTTTATTTTGGCATAAAATATCACATTGTGAGTTCACTATCATGATTTGTATTGAATCGTGACATGAGTGTATCGTTAAACCCCtattcaatattttaataaaaaccaCAATAGTATATAGATCATACAAAATAACACTGCTATATTCTTGTTCTTTCATTGAAATGtagtaacttttatttttaaatgtaatctttaaaaCCTCTAATATGACCTCTTGTTCTGATTCCGGTTGGACAGGCAAAAATAACGTGACCAGTGggatcatttatatttttacagtatgatCAAATTCTGATGGATATATTATTTTCTTCTGAATAATCGGTTTCATTCTGACATGTCATGGTATACAAAATGTGgcattttgtgttgtttttaatctGAAGTGTTTTGAGTCCTGATCTGTGACTCAGTGGCGCCATCAGCTGGTGCAATGCTGCATTTTGTCAGTGATATTTATCCAGACATCTCTCACTCCTCACCTAAAATAATCctcttatatataaatattgtagTTAATCCTGGAAATTTAGTCAACTCAGTGATTTGGTGATGGGTTCAATTTCTCCTCAGGGTCACAGTCGTGTCACAATCTATTGTTGTAGGTCATGAGGGAGAACGGCTCTTCAGACCTGCTGAATAAACTTTACGACACGGCCTTAAACAAGCTGGAGGGGATGAAGAAAGAGTACGATGCGCTGAGGAAACGATACAACGAGAAAACGGCGAGTCACAACGCCGACCTGAGCCGCCTGGAGCAGATGGAGGAGGAGAACAGACGTCTGCAGAAACAGCAGGAGGTTCTGCTGAAGCAGAGAGACTCTGCGCTGCACTTCCAGCAGCAGTACAGCGGCTCCATCAGGAGGTACAACTACACACTAGAGGTTTTttggaaatgtcccgccccttaccataaccgccagtttcaacacactactaattaacttaaccaggccccgcccctttattctgcatatgaattatttaaatgaggaatattgtgaagaaaactcaagatggaggcgtttcaggagttcagaaacactgacactgatatagagaagaataataatacgtttttcatgctcaaacagcaacattacacactaaagacagATGAAGATGGGAAAAGCACCCTTTAAAGCAGAGCGAAATATCAATCTCTTTCAGGTTTGACAGCCTCCAACAGGAGCTGAATAAGATGTCCGCTCAGAACGAGGAGCTGCAGAGAGAAACCGAGCGTCTCCAGATGGAGAACACGCGCTATAAGACCCTGCAGCTGAAGGCGGTGAAGGACGGCGAGAAGCTGAAGGAGGAGAGAGACTCCGTGCTAAACGAGTACAGACTGATCATGAGCGAGAGAGATCAGGTCATCAAGGAGGTGGATAAGCTGCAGACCGGACTGGAGGCGGCCGAGGCCAAACTCAAGAACACGTCCAGCGAGAGGAGGGTCGCCAGCGAGGAGATCGAGGCTCTGAGAcaggtcaaacacacacaactactaaagacaacatttaaagtaaatatgaaacgtttataaaatgtttgactTGCATAATCTGGTGTAATCTTGTATGGCATGTGAGCTAAACTGATGCATTTGAATCATCAATCAAAAGTTTTCCCATTAAAGAAATAATATGAACCCTAAAGAACcgctaaaaaaaatataacctGCTCAACATTGCCTCTTTGTCGTGCAGAATTTACTCACTGATGGTTTGACACGTGTTGTGTGCGCAGGAACTGAACTCCGCTCTGCTGGACCGGGACCGGGCGATCCGGGAAAAGACAGAACTGCTGGAGAAGTACTGTCACGAGGTGCAGGACAAGGCGGAGACGCAGAAAGAGCTGAGCCAGGCCTGTAAGGACATCGAGATGGTGCGAGAGGAGCGTGACGTGGCCCGTAAAGAGCGAACGGAGGCCATCATCCAGAGAGACCAGCTCCTGAGAGAGTACTACCAGGCCAGACAGGTACCTGTCCTGTGTTCACACGACCTCTGGACTCGTATACTACTGTTATTTAATTGCATTTCTCTCCTGCAGAAGCAAGACAGCGCAACGCTGGACATGGAGCGCGTCAGTAAGGAGCTGGAGGTTTTGAGGAAACAGTGCGAGGCCATTTCGGAGGAGCTCCAGGAGGCTGTGCAGGAGGCAGAGGTGGCCAAGTGTCGCAGAGATTGGGCCTTCCAGGAGAGAGACAAGATCgtagcagagagagagagcatacGGTGAGCAGATCTCTGTTACACATGTGATTCAGTTCAAGTGTGTCTCGTCATATGAAATCTGTGCCCTCATAACTGTTAAAAACCACCCAATCCCAATAATGTTCAAATCCAAAAACAGATGCAATAGTGTATAAACAGTATGGAGctcaaattatatattttttttagtatatatgttatattttatgtatatttgagtttctatttatttaaataagtttataaatatttagaatatatataaattcttattttgtacatttaagtTGGGTTGTGCATTTGTGAAAGTAAATGATGCTTTTGTGAgtcatattttgaaaatgttatttttgagaCTATTTAAGCTCCATAAAATGGGGCCAAAGCAGACAGCTTTCATTTTATGAGCAAAAATTGCTTATAAGGTCCTATAAAACAATATTCTAAATCGTATTATTgctgtgtttgtctgtgtgtgtgtgtgtgtgaatcagGACGTTGTGCGATAACCTGCGGCGCGAGAGGGACCGAGCTGTTAGTGATCTCGCCGACGCTCTGAGAAACCTCGATGACCTGCGGAAACAGAAGAACGACGCGGTGCGAGAACTGAAGGAGCTCAAGTGAGTCTCAAACACACACCATCACATCAGGGAATCTACTGGactgaattatttttatgttctcTTAATGATTGATGAGCGTCTGCATTCTTCTGCACGTGAACGAGACGCTGTACTAAAATACTAAAGGTTTTCTGCTGAATCTACATGGCGAAAGAAATTAGTTTGATtcccaaacaaatgactcttattcTTTTGAAgagaatgaaagaatgaatcattctcagGTTGGAGTAAATTATGTGAACTCTTcctaaaatgtgtttcagggagtgtATGGAGGAGCAGCTGGAGAAGGAGTCACGTTTTCGCCAGCTGATGGCCCACAATTCTCACGACTCGGCTATCGATACGGACTCGCTGGAGTGGGAAACGGAGACGGTGGAGTTTGAGAGGAGTGCGGTATGAAGCTGTGATGAACCTCCAaagctattaaaaacattttttgttaattgacaTGAAGCATAAATATAAACCAAGAGTTTCAATCATCACCATCTCTGATCCGTCCTATAGGACGACATGGATTTGAGTGCTTTTGGTTTCGATATCGCTGAGGGGGTGAGCGACCCGTATCTACCCGGGGATTATGGGATATTCGTGAGCAAGGTGGACAAAGGAAGTATTGCGGAGGGCAGGTTAAGGTGGGTGAACTCTGTGTTCTCGGTCTCCCGTTCAGCATTGGTGTGCGTTTCTAACCAGCGTTTGTTCATACCGCAGAGTGAATGATTGGTTGTTGAAGATAAACGATGTGGATCTGGCCAATAAGGACCGGAAGCAGGTCATAAAGGCGGTGTTCAGTGGAGGCGGGGTCATCAACATGGTGGTCCGCAGGAGGAAGTCTCTTGGAGGAAGGATGGTCACCTCTGTTCACCTTACACTGGCAGGGCTCAAAGGTCAGATCAGGGGTCATTGTCTTTCAGTTGGTCAGGCAGATAAACCACCTTCATCAGTGCAgtgattttctctctctctctctctctctctctctctctctgcagatTGTGGTGTTGGGTTGGAGAGTGGCGTGTTCGTGTCGTCTGTTTCTCCAGGCAGTCCTGCGGCGAGGGACGGTTCGGTGTGTCCCGGCGATCGGGTTCTCAATGTGAGTTACATATTTTCCGAACTGAATTATGACCCCAATTGTGTAAAtccttggaaaaaaaatagtccctgcattttatttttttggttacTAGAATAAAAGCTCTatggtttaacatttgaaagcaacgaaattaagACATACTAGTAGTAATTTTACTAttgttctgtaaaataaaagtattattattattattattattattaataaatgtttttactttaaagtgcaacaacaatattattacagtagtaatatatttcttattctgatttgtttagtttttttatcattttaacaataataaaatattaatttgaataataataattagttcacattttagtttagggtccactTCTCATTatttaaggattagttcactttagaattcaaatctcctgataatttactctcctccatgtcatccaagatgttcatgtctttctttcttcagtcgaaaagaaatgaaggtttttgaggaaaacattccaggatttttctccatatagtggacttcactggggttcaacgggttgaaggtccaaatgtcagtttcagtgcagcttcaaagagctctacacgatcccagacgaggaataagagtcttatctagagaaaccatcggccgttttctaaaaaaaaataaaaaattttatactttttaaccacaaatgctcgtcttgcactgctctgtgatgctccacgcattacgtaatcacgttggaaaggtcacgccaGGCTTTTTTCTCCTTCAAATGATAGTAACGTTCATCTCAGAGCTAGATGTTTTGGTTCAAAGCTTATACAGCTTATTGAAGAGAGAAcatgaatgagaaaaatgtaTCCAGATCTGAAGCTACTGAAACGAGTCATACTCCTAAATTGGGAGCCTCTGATTGGTAGATAGAGCAGAGGCTCATTTGCATGTATTCTGTCTCGTTAGAGTTACAGCAGGCAATACAGAATGAGGATAATGAACATATCTGCTGTGGTTATTTTAAgcttgtttaattttttctggCAGATAAACGGAATTTCGCTGGATAATAAATCCGTGAGTGAATGTGAGACTCTCCTGCGGAGCTGCAGAGATTCCGTTTCTCTTTCCCTCCTGAAGGTGAGACATTATTGATCATTATTAATTTCCTTTTCAATCAGCTCACTCATTCCTGAAGTCTTTAATGTTTCACAGTTGTTTCTCCTCATCCCAGTTCTTTCCACAGAGTCTGTCGGGTCAGAGTCTCACAGAGAGCCAGCGTGACTGTGAAAGGAACTCCAACGGGAAGTCGGCCGATCACCTGCGGCCCTGCAGGAAGCAGCCCAGCAGCCATAAAGACACGTACAGCCCCACACGTGACGTCGAGAGCGACCGCGGTCAGTATCGCTCGGAACCGTATCATGAGATCTGTCTGCATCCCAACTCTAAACGACCCCTCACCTTTCACCCCGTTTCCCCCGGCGACTGCATCGCCGTAGAGATGGGTCAGGAGAGGCGGAAACAAAGCGGCGGCACGTGGCCGAAAATGGTAGCGGTTGCAATGACGACTGCTGACAGCATCCCTCCGCTGTCTATTTTTAAGACCCCAAAGAAGCGGAAGTCGATATTCGACGCAGACATGTTCAAACGGCCGGAGACGCCGTCCAAGCTGGACTACCTCAGTTTGTCCCAGATGCCCAAACATTCCCCGCAGAGCTCCTGGACGGAGGGGCAGACGCCACCCGACCCACCCAAGCGCAGCGACTCCTTCAAGTTTAAACACAAACCACAGGGAAGCTCCGCCTCCGATTCCACCATTACCACCGGTTCGCCCCCGGCCACGCCCATTCAGACCGCACCCGCAGACAAAGCCACGTCTGATTTTGAAAATCGAGACCGCAACGGGAATGTTCTTCAGAGACAGGGGTCCGGCGGCGGAGGGCCGTTTACGGAGGAAGCGCCCGGACAGGGCGCAGATGACCTGGAGATGAGGAGAGGAAGGCCGAGCTCCGCACCCGCTCAACGCCGCAGCCTCACGCCCCTGAAGATGCCGTATCCACAGGTGCTGCACCTCATAATCCCTGCTGGATCATGTTTGATATGTACAGTTCTAACgcctctaaatgatcaacatgatcGGATAAACCTGATCACTCGATCTCCTACAGtccttctgtcgtctgattgaCAGTTTAGACTTTTTTCTAAAGGTTCAATAAGGTGTTGCATTTCAAATGTCAGGGTTAACTCAACTACAACTAATCACATGGTCATAATCACTTCCTCATCTTGTTCTCTGCTGCAGAGCTTCTCTCATGACGAACACTCTCCTGAGCCTGTGGATCTGGTTCGGTTCTCTCCTTTCCGCTCAAATCGTCACAGTTCAGGCTTCTCACCTGTACAAGCGCGTGAGTTTGACAGCAATCAGACAGTGACcagttctgtgtgtgtgtgtgtgtgtgtgtgtgtgtgatgtcaaaaccatttatttgtgtgtttgtgtgtctagACACTGCTCCCAGAACGCTGTCTCCCTACCCTGCTGTCACCGCGGTCATGAGGAACCCAGTGTACACGGCCTGGAGTCACTGTGTCAAAACCACTAACTCTCCGTCAGTTcctgcacacacatacactcaagtcaggtacacacacacacacacacacacacacacacacacacttcctgacGTATCGCATCCGTTCCGATGTGAGACGGTGAATCTCTCTGTGTTCTGAACCGCAGTCCGCAGCACCAGGGGCGATGGAGTGTGGATCTCAACCACAAGTGCTCCGGTGAACTGTTCGACGGCTCTCGCGGATCAGGGCCGCACAACACCAACTCCCTGCCCTCCAGCGCAAGACTGGGTCTGTACCCCGAACGCCACACCAAGTGCACTAGCGCTTAACTCTCATGACCCTCATGACTCTAAAATATGCAGTCTGTGATTGGTTATCTCAAGTCTGTAGTCAATAATCTCATCGATGAATGTAAAGTCTGTCTTCTGTGACTGATGATGATCATGTCTGTGTTTACGTCTGTAGGTTTGTCTCAGTACCGCGAGCAGCGCATCAAGATTCCCTCCACCCCTCGCTATGCTCGATCTGTTCATGGCTCTGACAGAGGTGCTGATCTCGTAAAAATCTGGTTTATAACATTACCTGTAGTTGCGTGGATGATGGACGTACATATAATTGTACAAACCAAaacattgttgttgttgtgtttcagGATCACTGTCTCACTCTGACTGCAGCAGCCCAAGTCTCGTAACTCCGCCCCTCTCTCCTCTGGACGCCGCCTCCTTcaccagcagccaatcacagggCTCCATCTCCGCCCAGACCAGGCTGTCAGTCAGCCCTGTGCCAATAGACAGGAGAAGGGACAGGTAGAAATAGAAATAGATAGTTAAtgtcatttactcgccctcatgatCTCAAATCATTCTGTTCAATACAACAGTTCATAGTGAgttcaaaaaggacaaaaacttATAAGAATCATAACAATAGTCCATATGCCATAAGTTGACTAAAGTCATATGATCGAATAAACAGATTCACACCCATTCACAGAAGCAGTAAAAGCTCACACAGGTTCataaaaacatgagggtgagtaaatatggCGCCATCTTGCAGCCTGTCACGGGCgttctcctcctcttcctctcgtACTTTATTTACCTCAGATCTGCTTGACTCCTTTCTAGTCTTTCTGCTCTTCTGCCCCATTTCTCTCCTTCCTGCTCCAGATGTGCGTTGCGTAACAGGTCTAACCTGAAGCTTTCTCGAGCTCAGAGATTGTGGTTTGCGTCTTTACGGATCCTGAGGTTTGTCCACTACGCAGTGAGAACACTAAAATGAACAAGCAAACAGGCTCAGTTTTTGCTGTTTAAGTGAATTTATCTTATTTGCTTTTCTTTTGTCCTCTTTTTATGtcatgtctctttaaatgcatgCTCTTAGAACTCTTagatttttttggttttgttggCTGATGAAGCTGATGGCccatattgtgtttttgtgtttcaggCCGTACATAGAAGAACCACGATGTGTCACTATCCCCAAAGGGGCGGAGCCTCTGGGCATCTCCATCGTGGGTGGGGAGAATGGTGGCATTTTTGTTTCCAAGGTAACGGGAGGCAGCATTGCTCAGCAGCACCACCTGGAGTTTGGAGATCAGCTGCTGGAGGTGCGTTAGAAAACACTCTTTAAAATAGGAGTCTTAATTTCAACACCTGTGAATCACTTCCTGTCTCTCTTTAGTTTAACGGCATTAATCTCAGGAACGCCACGGAGCAGCAGGCGAGACTCATCATTGGGCAGCAGTGTGACACCATCACCATACTGGCACAGTACAACCCACACATGTACCAGCTGGGCAACCACTCGCGCTCGAGGTACGCACACACAGAGCATGTGACTCTCTGGTGCTTCCAAAAAAATATCTACATGCCTCATAGTTGAAGCTGGGCGATTACATAGTTTATTATATAGTTTATTGTTTTCTATCGTAAAGAAGTGGCCACATATtaaagtaaacatttaaattaaatgttgtttggccaatattaaacaaggatttgatctgcTGTAAAGGGTAACGACAGCAGGCTGCTGGCGCcatctgcaggcatttgttataatacataatgtacataaaatgattgtttatattatgtattttaacagtgttgttctATAAAACCTtatgattacttgcttttgatactttatttgaaccaaatattattgcctcattgttatgtattttaagtcattttaaaagctTAGGTCTATTTTAATTACACAAAAAATCTGATTAATCGCCAAAAATAATAGACGATTACTCAAAATAATTGACCAATTGCGCATCAAAATAATTGGTCGATTACGGATCAAAAATAATTGACCAAGTACTCGTCAAAATACTTGATCAATTGGCAAAAATAATCGACAGATTACTCGATTAATCACAAAAATAATTGACCGATTGTGTCGAAATAATCAGCCGATTACTCGATTACCTGTCAAAACAATTGACTGATTACttgacaaaaataatatacGATTGCTTGATTAATCGACAAAATAATCGAGCAATTATGCGTAAAAACCGGCCGATTACTCGTCAAAATACTCGATCACTTGGCAAATTAATCGATCGATTACTCGATTAATCGTCAAAATAATTGAGCAATTACTCGTTTACCAAAATAATTGTTCATGACAGCCCTACTGGACACCCTTAATACTAATACATGTCCACTCATGCTGTCAGCTCCCGCATGGAGTCGTCCATCAGCTCTCACTCCACGCCCGGAACACCTGACACGCTCAGCGAACAGGACGAGGGCACCATGACCCCGCCCTCCAAACAGACCACGCCCACATCCAGCCCTCACAGTGCCGTCAGGTAACACACGCATTCTTTTTCTCTCGCTGTCAGCGACGTGAACGCCCCCTGCTCTAATTGGTTTAACTGTGCTGTCTGCTCTGTGATTGGCCAGGGAGGGCAGGAAGCAGGCGGAGCCGAGGCAGGTGGTGCTGAGGAAGACTCGGGTGGATCTGGGGCTGAAGATCTGCGGAGGAAACCTGACGGGGGTTTTCGTGGAGGACCTAGAAGAGGACAGTCCTGCTCGAGGAGCCGACGGCCTGCAGCCTGGAGACCTGATGCTGGAGGTACGGAGGAGAGATCACACATGTTTCAAGACTAGACATTTCCCTGTcgtgatgtcatttcctgtttgcAGTGTAACTCAGTAAGTCTGAAGAATAAGACGGCTGAGGAGGTGTACTTAGAGATCCTGAAACCCACAGAGAACGTCGTGCTCAGAGTCCAGAACCGACCCGAACACTTCCGGAGGGTCAAAGACGCACCTGGAGACGGGTTTTACATCAGGTAACGTGTGTTTTGAGTTTTGACTAGAATATAGAATCGTCCTTCcttaattattacattaatattaaagccacatatgaatatttaatgacaTTATATCATCTGCTCTTCATGATGTTTCTTACTCTTCATCTGTGTGACTTTCAGGGCTTTATTTGACCATGTTGGTGATTTAGAGCAGGAGTTGAGTTTCAAGAAGGATGATATTCTCTATGTGGACGACACGCTGCCCAGGGGGAATTTCGGCTACTGGTTGGCATGGCAACTGGACGAGAACGCACAGAAGCTGATGCGCGGACATGTGCCCAGCAAGTGCATGTATGTGATCTTCATGTAATCATCACTGGTTTTGTTTTATagttaaacatgaaaaattCATTCAACACTCTTCAGTGCACATGAtaaagcgtgtgtgtgtgtgtgtgtgtgtgtgtaggatgGATCAAGATGCTCAGCGGCGGTACAGCATCACAGATGGTAAGGACGAGAGTGGATCCGGTAAAACGCTCTCAGCCGCGGCGCGCCGCTCGTTCTTTCGCCGTAAGCTCAAACACAAGCGCAGCAGCTCCAGAGACGGGCGCGACGCTCCCGCGGCAGACGCCGTCAGCACCGACTCCGTGCTGTACATGGAGGGTGAGAAACAACACACATGTGACTCTGTTCTAAAACTTCACCTTTAGTTTCTCATTGACTCTGTGTGTGATGGTGTGTGTTCAGACTGTGTGAGTCCGGCGTATCAGCGCGTGCAGAAAGTTGAATCGGCCAATCGCAGGCCGGTGCTGATACTGGGGCCTCTGGTTGAGCCAATCAAAGACATGCTGCTCAGAGAGGCTCCTGGTAAATACTGCCGCTGTTTACCTGGTGAGATCGCTACCTTGactgtgttttcatttttgccTGTTTATGACTGTGGGATGATAAAAAGATGATGTCAAATTCTCACTCGCTCTTGGTTTTGTTCAGAGGGGATGAAGGCTACCCAGCAGGCCATTGAGAGAGGCGTCAAAGACTGTCTCTTCATCGATTACAAGCGCAGGAGCGGACACTTTGATGTGACCACTGTGGCGTCTATTAAGGAAATTACAGAGAAGGTGAGAGAAGCGACTCTTGTTCCAGTCGCTGAGTGGGAATAGTTTAAGTTTGACGTGAATCTGTTTACACACATCTGAATCTGATTccgtgaatgtgtgtgtgtacgtatgtatgtatgtatgtgtgtgtatatacatatatacatatttatttatttatttatcagatACTTTTTATGCAAAGTAACAAATGTtgcaaacagtaaaaaaaaaaaaaaaaaatgaagagaaTGTCATGAAATTgtcaaaaaaatatcttaataattCTAAACcacttatttaaaatgtaaaattgtatttattatgtaattgttattttatatatatatatatacacaatatgaTAATAAATGTAGTTGTAATGCATGTAGTATgtagtaaatatattaaataaaattgtattatattaaatatataattttctctctttctgtctcatataatataatagttatATTGAAATACAAATagtatatagtaatatattaaacaaaatataatatatgctaaaataataaaaatatatatataaatagtgctgttttacatgtgtgtactgtgtgtttatgtatatataaatacacacacatgcatgtatatatttaacaaaaatatatatttatatataaaatatttatatataatataaattatatatgaatataaatatataaatatacatacatgtgtatttatataataataaataataaaaaattatatatatatatatatatatatatatatatatctgtacatgttttcatgagattctaatttattattagtttttcaCTCAAAACATTCTCATTCTGAGctcatgctctctctctctctctctctctctctctctctctcaggactGTCATTGTCTGCTGGACATCGCACCTCACGCCATCGAGCGCCTGCACGTCGTAAACATTTACCCCATCATCATATTCATACGATACAGAAACGCCAAGCAGATCAAGTAAGTGACGTCTGCTGTCAGATGTTTGCATGGACAAATGCTCATTTGAGCTCATTAATGTCTCAAATTCATCCTGAACGTCTGTTTTTCCTAGTGTTAATGTGTCTCGTCACATTCAGTGCATGCAAAAACATACGACACAATGCCTTATTTATTATTGCATGACTCTCACATGGTTCTTTATAATGAAAAAGACTCAATTTGAATCAGTCACTCTACTAAAGCCAGGGATGTGGAATTGAGTCACATGACTTGGAATTGACTTAGACTTGTCTGTATTAACTTGAGACTTGAATGCAAAGACTCAGGATTTGTAAAACAATGACTCTGTTAACTAGAAGTGCTTATAAATGCATGTGACTCTGTGCAGTagttgtgtctgtgtgtgtttcatcgACTCAGGGAGCAGAAAGACCCCGTGTATCTGCGAGACAAAGTGTCACAAAAACATTCCAAAGAGCAGTTTGAGTCTGCGCAGAGGATCGAACAAGACTACAGCAAATACTTCACAGGTCTGAGACGCACACGCATGCATTTACACGGTGACGCACGTGTGACGACGACGTGTTGGTGTGTGATTTGTGTT from Ctenopharyngodon idella isolate HZGC_01 chromosome 12, HZGC01, whole genome shotgun sequence carries:
- the dlg5b.1 gene encoding disks large homolog 5 isoform X3, with amino-acid sequence MDPKHKELLEQCQQKLSESVTDVDRVLELLAQSGSLSPAERAELDKNCSSGAEKVHLLLKTLVEKKERDHFQEFCWALEKTQPVLLSALLPANNHNTGSTCSVLSAMPSDSESSSSLSSVASSPPPAHLDKHVMSEKLETVIFQLRQVTRERDDLRKRLALSSPGTTFDDCRPSVKPGHDYERLKLQCMKAMSDLQSLQNQHTKTLKRCEEAVRDADYYHTLHGRVVGEQTQLRDEMEAVKQNYSQLVQQHSQLQQTCDELRRIHDSDQREVADMRLQQQQVMRENGSSDLLNKLYDTALNKLEGMKKEYDALRKRYNEKTASHNADLSRLEQMEEENRRLQKQQEVLLKQRDSALHFQQQYSGSIRRFDSLQQELNKMSAQNEELQRETERLQMENTRYKTLQLKAVKDGEKLKEERDSVLNEYRLIMSERDQVIKEVDKLQTGLEAAEAKLKNTSSERRVASEEIEALRQVKHTQLLKTTFKELNSALLDRDRAIREKTELLEKYCHEVQDKAETQKELSQACKDIEMVREERDVARKERTEAIIQRDQLLREYYQARQKQDSATLDMERVSKELEVLRKQCEAISEELQEAVQEAEVAKCRRDWAFQERDKIVAERESIRTLCDNLRRERDRAVSDLADALRNLDDLRKQKNDAVRELKELKECMEEQLEKESRFRQLMAHNSHDSAIDTDSLEWETETVEFERSADDMDLSAFGFDIAEGVSDPYLPGDYGIFVSKVDKGSIAEGRLRVNDWLLKINDVDLANKDRKQVIKAVFSGGGVINMVVRRRKSLGGRMVTSVHLTLAGLKDCGVGLESGVFVSSVSPGSPAARDGSVCPGDRVLNINGISLDNKSVSECETLLRSCRDSVSLSLLKFFPQSLSGQSLTESQRDCERNSNGKSADHLRPCRKQPSSHKDTYSPTRDVESDRGQYRSEPYHEICLHPNSKRPLTFHPVSPGDCIAVEMGQERRKQSGGTWPKMVAVAMTTADSIPPLSIFKTPKKRKSIFDADMFKRPETPSKLDYLSLSQMPKHSPQSSWTEGQTPPDPPKRSDSFKFKHKPQGSSASDSTITTGSPPATPIQTAPADKATSDFENRDRNGNVLQRQGSGGGGPFTEEAPGQGADDLEMRRGRPSSAPAQRRSLTPLKMPYPQSFSHDEHSPEPVDLVRFSPFRSNRHSSGFSPVQAHTAPRTLSPYPAVTAVMRNPVYTAWSHCVKTTNSPSVPAHTYTQVSPQHQGRWSVDLNHKCSGELFDGSRGSGPHNTNSLPSSARLGLSQYREQRIKIPSTPRYARSVHGSDRGSLSHSDCSSPSLVTPPLSPLDAASFTSSQSQGSISAQTRLSVSPVPIDRRRDRPYIEEPRCVTIPKGAEPLGISIVGGENGGIFVSKVTGGSIAQQHHLEFGDQLLEFNGINLRNATEQQARLIIGQQCDTITILAQYNPHMYQLGNHSRSSSRMESSISSHSTPGTPDTLSEQDEGTMTPPSKQTTPTSSPHSAVREGRKQAEPRQVVLRKTRVDLGLKICGGNLTGVFVEDLEEDSPARGADGLQPGDLMLECNSVSLKNKTAEEVYLEILKPTENVVLRVQNRPEHFRRVKDAPGDGFYIRALFDHVGDLEQELSFKKDDILYVDDTLPRGNFGYWLAWQLDENAQKLMRGHVPSKCMMDQDAQRRYSITDGKDESGSGKTLSAAARRSFFRRKLKHKRSSSRDGRDAPAADAVSTDSVLYMEDCVSPAYQRVQKVESANRRPVLILGPLVEPIKDMLLREAPGKYCRCLPEGMKATQQAIERGVKDCLFIDYKRRSGHFDVTTVASIKEITEKDCHCLLDIAPHAIERLHVVNIYPIIIFIRYRNAKQIKEQKDPVYLRDKVSQKHSKEQFESAQRIEQDYSKYFTGVVQAGSLSNTCSQIMAVVEQEQNKVLWIPDGST